A genome region from Eremothecium gossypii ATCC 10895 chromosome VII, complete sequence includes the following:
- a CDS encoding Zn(II)2Cys6 transcription factor domain-containing protein (NOHBY724; No homolog in Saccharomyces cerevisiae; Syntenic homolog of Kluyveromyces lactis KLLA0F10835g): MDILTIITNQPSKEGRTREAKSQSYPNRLSFQAAPQTNSSADMLETLKSKKPKVQYSRKGCSQCKKSHIKCDKVQPLCTTCAKKNILCTYELSFVFEDGSSKRKILKRLPKTKKKRPQEIVTPLSLASNSTSSLSTSSRSQSLSQMLPAVAVLHAEQECVRGNVRRASMDDTSDAQNQRSSTTSAGISNFSFESDQFDIQNFLDTSPADLILFDNAEFELNAWTEQQTHAGWKMFTFDWRDADWPEVMKLLEAYDPIQHGSPVSQPCAPTDLGVDPSELNRFVWTMARSTQLFGNFAIFPNDKMEELINVLWIINLHYGVIQDALTYGCGMFIKEVYERANYQTFAYHWGMIAMSSKESVSFDLLNTQLLKAVVFTDFVAVLFAYFLAIASNSTCERFEWDTYFPQGYHVIRHVRTLIPLSGCMSELERAAISAFGVLEDWFCQAEVIAQVISDKGGALSERTELEYLLTKVPPLLTSYQNKYDLMKGCFHNFNAIFLKLCLKLTDLKDRGVQLGGRHMIEYKLLNTNTSLALELHAFGSTLLEELEAIQPSKTELRQACNGIADHRLQHAMKNSHEMYFIGLQLYLKALFMDTPLNSPELVELLERMLEAGQNITYYSAKTICCHLFAFLGAEVALLINNRSLFKSFMGLLKTIADSGTAAAKNSMRRLNYISLVLETRSYTLLVNPIYNNGIDL; this comes from the coding sequence ATGGATATCTTAACGATAATCACCAATCAACCCTCTAAGGAAGGTAGGACTAGAGAAGCTAAGTCGCAGAGTTATCCAAATCGCCTCTCGTTCCAGGCAGCTCCACAGACAAATTCGAGCGCGGACATGCTTGAAACGCTGAAGTCCAAAAAGCCAAAGGTGCAGTATTCTCGCAAGGGCTGCTCACAATGTAAAAAGTCCCACATAAAGTGTGACAAAGTACAACCGCTCTGCACGACATGCGCCAAGAAGAATATTCTGTGCACATATGAATTGAGCTTTGTATTTGAAGACGGCAGCAGCAAGCGGAAGATTCTGAAGCGTCTACCAAAAACCAAAAAAAAGCGACCACAAGAAATTGTGACACCGCTTTCCCTAGCTAGTAACAGCACATCTAGCCTTTCTACCAGCTCTCGGAGCCAAAGCTTGTCGCAAATGTTACCAGCCGTGGCCGTCCTACATGCTGAGCAGGAATGCGTGCGTGGCAACGTGCGGCGCGCGTCAATGGATGACACGAGCGACGCACAAAACCAACGATCTTCTACAACGTCAGCAGGGATTTCCAATTTCAGCTTTGAATCGGACCAATTTGATATCCAGAATTTCTTAGATACATCGCCCGCAGATCTCATTCTGTTCGATAACGCCGAGTTTGAGCTTAACGCATGGACTGAACAACAGACACATGCGGGGTGGAAGATGTTTACCTTTGACTGGCGCGATGCGGACTGGCCTGAAGTGATGAAGCTTTTGGAGGCATATGACCCAATACAGCATGGCTCGCCGGTCTCACAGCCGTGCGCACCCACAGACCTCGGCGTCGATCCCTCCGAACTAAACAGGTTTGTATGGACGATGGCGAGGAGCACGCAGCTCTTTGGAAACTTCGCAATCTTCCCCAATGACAAGATGGAAGAGTTAATCAACGTTTTATGGATAATCAACCTGCATTACGGCGTAATCCAGGATGCCTTGACCTATGGCTGTGGCATGTTTATTAAGGAGGTCTACGAGCGGGCAAACTACCAAACCTTTGCCTACCACTGGGGCATGATTGCGATGTCTTCAAAAGAATCTGTGTCGTTCGACCTGCTAAATACACAGCTTCTGAAGGCGGTGGTGTTCACTGACTTCGTTGCTGTGCTCTTCGCGTACTTCCTCGCAATTGCATCCAACAGCACCTGCGAGAGGTTCGAGTGGGACACGTACTTTCCCCAAGGGTACCATGTGATCCGCCATGTGCGAACCCTCATACCGTTGAGCGGGTGCATGTCGGAACTTGAGCGAGCAGCTATAAGCGCCTTTGGTGTGCTCGAGGACTGGTTTTGCCAGGCGGAAGTAATAGCTCAGGTCATCTCCGACAAGGGTGGCGCCCTCTCAGAACGAACCGAGCTCGAGTATCTATTAACCAAGGTTCCACCGCTTCTCACAAGCTACCAAAACAAATATGACCTCATGAAGGGTTGTTTCCATAATTTCAACGCCATTTTCCTCAAACTATGTTTGAAGTTGACTGACCTCAAGGACCGCGGCGTGCAATTGGGCGGACGGCACATGATAGAATACAAACTTCTTAATACCAACACATCATTGGCGCTGGAGCTACATGCGTTCGGCTCCACCCTACTCGAAGAGCTCGAAGCCATCCAACCTTCCAAGACTGAGCTCAGGCAGGCTTGTAACGGGATCGCCGACCACCGACTACAGCACGCCATGAAGAACTCGCACGAGATGTACTTCATCGGTCTACAGCTCTATTTAAAGGCGCTATTCATGGACACCCCGCTGAACTCCCCCGAGTTGGTGGAGCTGCTCGAACGCATGCTCGAGGCCGGACAGAATATCACGTACTATTCGGCCAAGACTATTTGCTGCCACTTGTTTGCCTTTCTTGGCGCGGAGGTCGCCTTGCTAATAAACAACCGTTCCTTGTTCAAGAGCTTCATGGGTCTCTTGAAAACGATTGCAGACAGCGGAACCGCCGCTGCGAAGAACAGCATGCGACGCCTCAACTACATCTCGCTGGTATTGGAGACCAGAAGTTATACACTGCTAGTAAACCCGATATATAACAACGGCATCGATCTCTAA